The Pyrococcus kukulkanii genome contains a region encoding:
- a CDS encoding HXXEE domain-containing protein, whose translation MEPTKKCSIISWLEEYWHVSTPFLAVYVTVLLVLFVLKENFALFLIWLQTPVYWVHQFEEYVYPGGFVEFFNRKVLGSKREDWPLTKTHALWINVPIIFVAFPLSAILAGLVDVSIGVWTAYFSILNALSHVGMFFKHGYNPGLVASALLNIPVGAYTVYYFATSYPLSLGAHVASFLVALAIQGTLMVWGLKFMKAKAEQSF comes from the coding sequence ATGGAGCCTACGAAAAAATGTTCGATAATATCGTGGCTTGAAGAGTACTGGCATGTCTCGACGCCATTTCTTGCCGTTTACGTGACGGTTCTGCTGGTTCTGTTCGTCCTCAAGGAGAACTTCGCCCTCTTCCTCATCTGGCTGCAGACGCCGGTCTACTGGGTGCACCAGTTCGAGGAGTACGTCTACCCCGGCGGCTTCGTGGAGTTCTTCAACAGGAAAGTCCTGGGCTCAAAGCGGGAGGACTGGCCTCTCACAAAAACACACGCCCTTTGGATTAACGTTCCAATAATCTTCGTCGCGTTTCCGCTCTCGGCCATACTTGCGGGCCTTGTTGATGTCTCAATCGGAGTATGGACGGCCTATTTCTCAATCCTAAACGCCCTCTCGCACGTGGGCATGTTCTTCAAGCACGGCTACAACCCGGGCCTCGTGGCGAGTGCACTGCTTAACATACCCGTTGGCGCTTACACGGTTTACTACTTTGCTACCAGTTATCCGTTGTCACTGGGTGCGCATGTTGCCAGCTTTCTCGTTGCTCTGGCGATTCAAGGTACGCTAATGGTTTGGGGATTAAAGTTCATGAAAGCAAAGGCAGAGCAGTCCTTCTGA
- a CDS encoding GNAT family N-acetyltransferase produces the protein MKVGEINIRNFRPSDLERVAEIMALAFEGKFQSLAPMPREEMPRFLTETGAVYRSPFPGYVVAEVGGEVVGVLALKWAGQKRPPGEYPIRRAASKYGWRKVLKLFLGLWLLEYKPKPGECYIEHIAVMPGFQGMGIGTRLLEFGEEFARNNKFERLTLHVASSNERAIRLYMKRGFKTEKVTRSRITQRLFGIPEWRYMVKYLTLRM, from the coding sequence GTGAAGGTGGGCGAGATAAACATAAGGAACTTCCGGCCCAGCGATTTAGAGCGTGTGGCCGAGATAATGGCGCTCGCCTTTGAAGGGAAGTTTCAGAGCCTTGCACCGATGCCGCGCGAGGAGATGCCCCGGTTTTTGACTGAGACCGGTGCGGTATACAGATCACCATTCCCGGGTTATGTAGTCGCCGAGGTGGGCGGCGAAGTTGTGGGTGTTCTGGCCCTAAAGTGGGCAGGCCAAAAACGCCCACCGGGGGAGTATCCCATAAGAAGGGCTGCCTCCAAATACGGCTGGAGGAAAGTTCTTAAACTGTTCCTCGGTCTCTGGCTTCTCGAATACAAGCCAAAGCCCGGAGAATGCTACATTGAGCACATAGCTGTAATGCCGGGATTCCAGGGAATGGGCATAGGCACGAGGCTACTTGAGTTTGGGGAGGAGTTCGCCCGCAACAATAAATTTGAAAGGCTCACACTCCACGTAGCTTCATCAAACGAAAGGGCTATTAGGCTCTATATGAAGAGGGGATTCAAGACCGAGAAAGTGACGAGGAGCCGCATAACGCAGCGCCTTTTTGGCATTCCTGAGTGGCGTTACATGGTTAAGTATCTCACACTCCGCATGTAA
- a CDS encoding 5-oxoprolinase subunit C family protein: MIEIVATPSPAMIQDLGRVGYQKFGVPVSGVMDEVSARLANYLVGNPDNYPVIEFTVGGLILKFHSSSVFAVTGEAEVILNDYPLEPWKSYWAKRGDVLKVRLRKGMYGYIAFAGGIECPRILGSCSTYMRAKFGRPLKPGDRLSLGYAILTGKAGKSIPREFIPNLWGDKTVRVVLGPNIEHFTAQGIRTFLSSEYEVTPESDRMGYRLEGPKIEHSERGAGIVTEPIPLGAVQVPANGKPIIMLADRQTTGGYSKIATIIRADIPKVAQTRPGEKLKFRPISIQKAIEDLRRREITMKALRKALNDEWFLYRIKVVGKEFLAFSGGCRP; the protein is encoded by the coding sequence ATGATTGAGATAGTTGCAACCCCAAGTCCTGCGATGATTCAAGATCTTGGGAGAGTTGGCTACCAGAAGTTTGGAGTTCCAGTGAGCGGTGTCATGGATGAAGTGTCCGCGAGGTTAGCGAACTACCTTGTCGGCAATCCCGATAATTACCCAGTAATAGAGTTCACGGTCGGTGGGCTTATCCTGAAGTTTCACTCTTCCTCGGTGTTTGCGGTAACTGGAGAGGCCGAAGTCATTCTCAATGATTATCCCCTCGAGCCGTGGAAGAGCTACTGGGCGAAGAGGGGCGATGTATTAAAGGTTAGGCTCAGGAAGGGGATGTATGGATACATAGCCTTTGCGGGAGGGATAGAGTGCCCTAGGATCCTGGGTAGTTGCTCAACTTACATGAGGGCTAAGTTTGGAAGGCCACTGAAACCTGGGGACAGGCTTTCCTTAGGGTATGCAATACTAACAGGCAAAGCCGGTAAGTCCATACCGAGGGAATTCATTCCCAATCTGTGGGGTGACAAAACCGTTAGGGTGGTTTTGGGACCAAATATAGAGCACTTCACAGCCCAGGGAATCAGGACTTTTCTTTCATCTGAATATGAGGTTACCCCAGAATCGGACAGAATGGGGTACAGACTTGAAGGACCCAAAATTGAGCACTCTGAGAGGGGAGCTGGGATAGTCACTGAGCCGATTCCTCTCGGTGCGGTTCAGGTGCCGGCGAACGGAAAACCCATAATAATGCTCGCCGATAGGCAGACAACTGGAGGCTACTCTAAGATCGCCACCATCATAAGGGCTGACATTCCAAAGGTCGCACAAACGAGGCCCGGAGAAAAGCTGAAGTTTAGGCCTATCAGCATTCAAAAGGCTATAGAGGATCTGAGAAGGAGAGAGATAACTATGAAAGCCCTAAGAAAGGCACTCAACGATGAATGGTTTCTCTACAGGATAAAGGTTGTAGGGAAGGAATTCCTAGCTTTCTCTGGAGGATGTAGACCCTAG